The following are from one region of the Paenibacillus sp. JZ16 genome:
- the dnaA gene encoding chromosomal replication initiator protein DnaA has protein sequence MESHTSELWQEILSIIQTKLSKPSFDTWFKATKALTITDHSVVISAPTTFAVEWLESRYTKLVSATVLEVVGKQVDVRFVIEEAKGHEPVPQQISPPLEISGEEIQSHMLNPKYTFDTFVIGSGNRFAHAASLAVAEAPAKAYNPLFLYGGVGLGKTHLMHAIGHYILEHNPSSRVVYISSEKFTNEFINSIRDNRAESFRNKYRNVDILLIDDIQFLAGKESTQEEFFHTFNALHEERKQIIISSDRPPKEIPTLEERLRSRFEWGLITDIQPPDLETRIAILRKKAKAENLDIPNEAMMYIANQIDTNIRELEGALIRVVAYSSLTNQDVTTHLAAEALKDIIPSSRPRMITIQDIQQKVGEYYNLRLEDFKARKRTKAVAFPRQIAMYLSRELTDYSLPKIGEAFGGRDHTTVIHAHEKITQSLKNDQELFKVVNNITEKIKNPT, from the coding sequence TTGGAAAGCCATACTTCCGAATTATGGCAAGAAATATTATCGATCATACAAACCAAGCTGAGTAAACCGAGTTTTGACACTTGGTTTAAAGCTACCAAGGCATTGACCATTACCGATCACTCCGTCGTCATTTCCGCACCGACAACATTTGCTGTGGAATGGCTGGAGAGCCGATACACCAAGCTGGTTAGTGCAACCGTATTGGAGGTGGTGGGCAAGCAGGTGGATGTCCGCTTCGTCATTGAGGAGGCCAAAGGACACGAACCTGTGCCGCAGCAGATCTCGCCGCCGCTTGAAATATCCGGGGAAGAAATTCAGTCTCATATGCTGAATCCGAAGTATACGTTTGATACCTTTGTCATCGGTTCAGGCAACCGCTTCGCCCATGCTGCCTCGCTCGCTGTTGCCGAAGCTCCGGCTAAGGCGTATAACCCATTGTTCCTATATGGTGGAGTTGGACTTGGAAAAACCCACTTAATGCATGCCATCGGCCACTATATTTTGGAGCACAATCCCAGCAGCAGAGTCGTGTATATTTCCTCCGAGAAATTCACCAACGAGTTCATCAACTCCATTCGGGACAACCGCGCTGAAAGCTTCCGCAACAAGTACCGCAACGTCGATATTCTGCTCATTGACGATATTCAGTTCTTGGCAGGCAAGGAATCGACGCAGGAGGAATTTTTCCATACGTTTAACGCCCTGCACGAAGAGCGGAAGCAGATTATCATATCCAGTGACCGTCCGCCCAAGGAGATTCCGACGCTGGAAGAACGGCTCCGTTCCCGGTTCGAATGGGGATTGATCACCGATATTCAACCGCCGGATCTGGAGACGCGGATTGCCATTCTCCGCAAGAAAGCGAAGGCCGAGAATCTGGATATTCCGAACGAAGCCATGATGTATATCGCCAATCAGATCGATACGAACATTCGTGAACTCGAAGGTGCCTTGATCCGTGTCGTTGCCTATTCCTCCCTGACCAATCAGGACGTAACAACGCATTTGGCAGCCGAAGCCCTGAAGGATATCATCCCGTCCAGCCGGCCGCGAATGATTACGATTCAGGACATCCAGCAGAAGGTGGGCGAGTATTACAACCTCAGGCTGGAAGACTTCAAAGCCCGCAAGCGAACCAAAGCCGTCGCATTTCCGCGGCAAATTGCCATGTACCTGTCCCGCGAATTAACCGACTATTCCCTTCCCAAGATCGGAGAAGCATTCGGAGGCCGGGATCATACCACTGTCATCCATGCCCATGAGAAGATTACCCAATCTCTGAAAAACGACCAGGAGCTGTTTAAAGTGGTCAATAATATTACGGAGAAAATCAAAAATCCAACCTGA
- the dnaN gene encoding DNA polymerase III subunit beta, producing MKISILKNVLNESIQHVSKAISSRTTIPILSGIKLDVTYSGVTLTASDTDISIQSFIPAEDEKHTIVQVEQPGSVVLPAKFFVEIIKKLPSQEIQMEVKENFHTFISSGATEIQMVGLDPEEFPVLPNIEDSQTVSLPGDLLKNMIKQTVFSISTHETTPILTGVLWSLNDNELKFTATDRHRLATRSAQLDNAQDISFNNVVIAGKTLNELSKIIPDQNTLVDIVVADNQVLFKIDRVLFYSRILDGIYPDTSRIIPTSHKTELVLDTKKLSESIDRAYLLSKEEKTNIVLLQTMEQGGIEISSSSSELGKVREELDLIDFKGEPLRISFNSKYMLDVLKVVESEQLMIAFMGVMSPIILKPLDDSKSQYIILPYRTAN from the coding sequence ATGAAAATCAGCATATTAAAAAATGTATTAAACGAATCCATTCAACACGTATCCAAGGCGATTTCCAGCCGAACTACGATTCCGATCCTCAGCGGCATTAAACTGGATGTCACGTATTCGGGTGTCACACTAACTGCTAGCGATACTGATATTTCCATTCAATCGTTTATTCCTGCGGAAGATGAGAAGCACACCATCGTCCAGGTAGAGCAGCCTGGTAGCGTTGTGCTGCCGGCCAAATTTTTTGTTGAAATCATCAAGAAACTCCCTTCCCAAGAAATCCAGATGGAGGTAAAAGAGAACTTCCATACCTTTATTTCTTCGGGAGCTACGGAAATTCAGATGGTGGGCTTGGACCCCGAAGAATTCCCGGTACTGCCTAACATTGAAGACAGCCAAACCGTTTCTTTGCCTGGAGATCTGCTGAAAAACATGATCAAGCAAACGGTATTCTCCATTTCCACCCATGAAACAACGCCTATTTTGACCGGGGTATTATGGAGTCTGAACGATAATGAATTGAAATTTACCGCAACAGACCGTCACAGATTGGCAACTCGCTCCGCACAGCTGGACAATGCACAGGATATTTCGTTCAACAATGTCGTCATTGCGGGTAAAACGCTGAATGAGCTGAGCAAAATTATTCCGGACCAAAATACGCTGGTGGATATCGTTGTGGCCGATAATCAGGTATTATTTAAAATTGACCGTGTTCTGTTCTATTCCCGTATACTGGACGGCATTTATCCCGATACTTCTAGAATTATTCCAACATCGCATAAAACAGAACTCGTTTTGGACACAAAAAAATTAAGCGAATCGATCGACCGCGCCTACCTGCTCTCCAAGGAGGAGAAAACGAACATTGTTCTCCTGCAAACGATGGAACAAGGCGGCATCGAGATCTCTTCCAGCTCCTCTGAGCTTGGTAAAGTGCGTGAAGAATTGGATCTGATCGATTTCAAAGGGGAGCCGCTGCGCATCTCGTTCAACTCCAAATACATGCTGGACGTGCTAAAGGTGGTTGAAAGCGAACAGCTGATGATCGCTTTCATGGGGGTTATGAGCCCGATCATTCTTAAACCGCTCGACGACAGCAAGAGCCAATATATTATTCTGCCGTACCGTACGGCCAATTAA
- the yaaA gene encoding S4 domain-containing protein YaaA, whose amino-acid sequence MKQIFIHSEYIKLDQFLKLSDCVSTGGMAKALLAEGAVLVNDEKEERRGRKLVPGDIVKVEDCGTFQVAAQ is encoded by the coding sequence ATGAAACAAATATTTATCCACAGTGAATATATCAAGCTGGATCAGTTCTTGAAGCTTTCAGATTGCGTATCCACAGGTGGGATGGCGAAGGCGCTGCTTGCGGAAGGAGCGGTTCTGGTCAACGACGAGAAGGAAGAGCGGCGCGGACGCAAACTGGTTCCCGGCGACATCGTCAAAGTAGAGGATTGCGGGACGTTTCAGGTGGCAGCACAATAG
- the recF gene encoding DNA replication/repair protein RecF (All proteins in this family for which functions are known are DNA-binding proteins that assist the filamentation of RecA onto DNA for the initiation of recombination or recombinational repair.) encodes MFVKNVSLQHYRNYEKLQLEAFGDVNLIIGRNAQGKTNLMEALFVLALTKSHRTSKDRELIGFEQSSAHISAEIDRKYGPLRLELSLSQQGKKAKINGLEQRKLSDFIGSLNVVMFAPEDLEIVKGTPGVRRRFLDMEIGQVAPSYLFHLQQYQKVLVQRNNLLKQLWGKGSAEQAMLDIWNNQLAEHGVKIVKKRKQFIKKLQKWAETIHQGITNGLEELSLHYLPSFADAEEEDEAVLFETFMIKLSQMKEQEIRRGMTLAGPHRDDLAFYINGKEVQTYGSQGQQRTTALSLKLAEIELIQEEIGEYPVLLLDDVLSELDPYRQTQLIETFQSKVQTFITATGIESLNTDKLKGASIFHVHDGQVGS; translated from the coding sequence TTGTTTGTCAAAAATGTCAGCCTGCAGCATTATCGAAATTACGAGAAGCTGCAGCTTGAGGCGTTTGGCGATGTCAATTTGATCATCGGACGCAATGCCCAAGGAAAGACGAATTTGATGGAGGCGCTCTTCGTGCTTGCTTTAACGAAGAGCCATCGGACCTCCAAGGATCGCGAATTGATTGGATTCGAGCAGTCCAGTGCGCATATATCAGCCGAGATTGATCGCAAGTACGGCCCTTTGAGGCTGGAGCTGAGTTTGTCTCAGCAGGGGAAGAAGGCAAAAATCAACGGACTCGAGCAGCGGAAGCTTAGCGATTTCATCGGCTCGCTCAATGTCGTGATGTTTGCGCCCGAGGATCTGGAGATTGTCAAAGGCACGCCGGGGGTTCGCCGCCGGTTTCTTGACATGGAGATCGGGCAGGTCGCGCCAAGCTATCTGTTTCACCTGCAGCAATACCAGAAGGTGCTTGTGCAGCGCAACAATCTGCTGAAGCAATTATGGGGGAAGGGCAGCGCCGAACAAGCGATGCTGGACATTTGGAACAACCAATTGGCAGAACATGGTGTTAAAATCGTCAAGAAGAGGAAACAATTTATAAAAAAGCTGCAAAAGTGGGCTGAGACCATTCATCAGGGAATCACAAACGGTCTGGAAGAGCTCTCTTTACACTACCTTCCGTCCTTTGCTGACGCGGAGGAAGAAGATGAAGCTGTCTTATTTGAGACATTTATGATAAAATTATCACAAATGAAAGAGCAAGAAATACGGCGTGGTATGACATTGGCAGGTCCTCATCGAGATGATCTGGCTTTTTATATTAATGGCAAAGAAGTCCAAACGTATGGATCTCAAGGTCAGCAGCGGACGACGGCGCTATCTTTGAAACTGGCTGAAATCGAGCTGATACAGGAAGAGATCGGTGAATATCCGGTGCTGCTTCTGGATGATGTGCTTTCTGAATTGGATCCGTACCGGCAGACACAATTGATCGAGACATTCCAGAGCAAAGTGCAGACATTCATCACGGCGACGGGCATTGAGAGTTTGAATACCGACAAATTGAAGGGTGCCAGCATTTTTCATGTCCATGACGGACAGGTGGGCTCTTAA
- the remB gene encoding extracellular matrix regulator RemB → MYIHLGGEKIIRSSELVGIFDISIEKSSKISKQFVTHAQQHKVVEMIGEEDPKSIVVTKSIVYYSPISSATLKKRANHFVAQA, encoded by the coding sequence ATGTATATTCATTTGGGCGGAGAGAAGATCATCCGTTCGTCGGAGCTGGTTGGGATTTTTGATATCTCGATAGAGAAATCTTCAAAAATCTCCAAGCAGTTCGTCACGCATGCCCAGCAGCATAAAGTCGTGGAGATGATTGGCGAAGAGGATCCGAAATCCATTGTGGTGACGAAGTCGATCGTTTATTACTCTCCGATCTCCTCTGCAACGCTTAAGAAACGAGCAAATCATTTTGTAGCTCAGGCATAA
- the gyrB gene encoding DNA topoisomerase (ATP-hydrolyzing) subunit B — translation MSMNQPTYDENQIQVLEGLEAVRKRPGMYIGSTSAKGLHHLVWEVVDNSIDEAMAGICDHIEIIVHEDNSVTVVDNGRGIPVGENAKLKKSTLEVVMTVLHAGGKFGGGGYKVSGGLHGVGVSVVNALSSKVVVQVKRDGHIYQQEYHRGVPQYDIKVIGDSDDTGTTVTFLPDPEIFTETTEYDYNTLLTRIRELAFLNKGIALTLTDERTGASDYFKYEGGIIEYVKFLNEKKEALHEDPIYVEGSRDNIQVEVSLQYNDSYTENIYSFANNINTHEGGTHESGFKSALTRIINDYARKTGLIKDNTNNLSGDDVREGLTAIISVKVPEPQFEGQTKTKLGNSEVRGIVESLFAEKLQEFLQENPSVSRRILEKALQASRAREAARKAREMTRRKSALEVSALPGKLADCSSKDASISELYIVEGDSAGGSAKQGRDRHFQAILPLRGKILNVEKARLDRILSNAEIRAIITALGTGIAEDFDLSKARYHKIIIMTDADVDGAHIRTLLLTFFYRYMRKLVEAGYIYIAQPPLFKIERNKVIRYAGSEKERDEIIKEFGENVKINVQRYKGLGEMNAGQLWETTMDPESRTMLQVTIEDAILADTLFDTLMGDNVEPRRDFIQEHAKSVRNLDV, via the coding sequence ATGTCTATGAATCAACCGACATATGATGAGAATCAGATTCAGGTACTGGAAGGATTGGAAGCCGTTCGTAAACGTCCCGGGATGTATATCGGGTCTACCAGTGCCAAGGGTTTGCATCATTTGGTATGGGAAGTTGTGGACAATAGTATTGACGAAGCGATGGCGGGAATATGCGACCATATCGAAATCATTGTCCATGAGGATAACAGTGTTACCGTTGTCGATAACGGGCGCGGAATTCCGGTCGGCGAGAACGCCAAACTGAAGAAGTCGACGCTGGAAGTCGTTATGACCGTCCTTCATGCCGGCGGTAAATTTGGCGGCGGCGGATATAAAGTATCCGGCGGTCTGCATGGTGTTGGTGTCTCGGTCGTGAATGCACTGTCTTCGAAAGTCGTGGTTCAAGTCAAACGTGACGGGCACATCTACCAACAGGAGTATCATCGCGGCGTACCTCAATATGATATCAAGGTCATCGGGGATTCCGACGATACTGGTACAACCGTAACCTTCTTGCCGGATCCGGAGATTTTCACGGAAACAACGGAATATGATTACAACACGCTGCTTACGCGGATTCGTGAGCTGGCGTTCCTGAATAAGGGCATTGCGCTTACGCTGACGGATGAACGTACAGGTGCCTCCGACTATTTCAAATACGAGGGCGGAATCATTGAATACGTTAAGTTCCTGAATGAGAAGAAGGAAGCACTGCACGAAGACCCTATCTATGTTGAGGGATCACGGGATAATATTCAGGTCGAAGTATCGCTCCAGTATAACGACAGCTATACCGAGAATATTTATTCTTTTGCAAATAATATCAACACGCACGAAGGCGGAACGCATGAATCCGGCTTTAAGAGTGCACTCACTCGGATTATCAATGACTATGCCCGCAAAACGGGATTGATCAAAGATAACACCAACAACTTGTCGGGTGACGATGTGCGTGAGGGATTGACGGCAATCATCTCGGTCAAGGTACCGGAGCCGCAGTTCGAAGGACAAACCAAAACCAAGCTCGGCAACAGTGAAGTCCGCGGTATTGTGGAATCCTTGTTCGCGGAGAAGCTGCAGGAGTTCCTGCAGGAGAATCCGTCGGTTTCCCGTCGGATCCTGGAGAAGGCGCTCCAGGCATCACGTGCTCGTGAAGCGGCGCGTAAAGCCCGCGAGATGACACGCCGGAAGAGTGCGCTTGAAGTCAGCGCATTGCCAGGTAAACTGGCAGACTGCTCTTCCAAGGATGCCTCCATCAGTGAGCTGTACATCGTCGAAGGTGACTCTGCCGGCGGATCCGCCAAGCAGGGACGCGACCGGCATTTCCAAGCCATTTTGCCGCTTCGGGGTAAAATTCTCAACGTGGAAAAGGCGCGGCTTGACCGCATCCTGTCCAATGCGGAGATCCGGGCGATCATTACGGCGCTGGGTACGGGTATTGCGGAAGATTTCGATCTGTCCAAGGCCCGTTATCACAAAATCATTATTATGACTGATGCCGACGTTGACGGCGCGCATATTCGTACCTTGCTGCTGACGTTCTTCTACCGTTACATGCGTAAGCTGGTGGAAGCGGGTTATATCTATATCGCCCAACCGCCGCTCTTCAAGATCGAGCGCAATAAGGTGATCCGTTATGCCGGCAGCGAGAAAGAACGCGACGAGATCATCAAGGAATTCGGTGAGAACGTCAAAATTAACGTGCAGCGTTACAAAGGTCTCGGCGAGATGAATGCCGGACAGCTGTGGGAGACGACGATGGATCCAGAGAGCCGTACCATGCTTCAGGTGACCATCGAAGATGCGATCCTGGCTGATACGTTGTTTGATACCCTGATGGGCGATAACGTTGAACCGCGGCGGGATTTCATTCAAGAGCATGCGAAGTCGGTCCGTAATCTGGACGTATAA
- a CDS encoding YheC/YheD family protein, whose translation MTIQRVASKWAKTKILLKNKGLASYVPSTRQYSLEALGDMLGTHTLVYIKPDRGTYGVGVMSVEQLQSKIGDADETTTTSYKLRYEQKTEMFTSLESLDKTLSALFQGKEYLIQQGIHLLRHKGRPFDLRVLTQKSPSGQWVSTGIIGRVAAKNKIITNHHSGGAAQHYKPLMTEHMTADEAENIRKELNVLGVNVASQLQKSYPKLKEIGLDIAIDGRWNIWILEVNTKPALFPFKKFFKDPSIYNQVKKYANAYGRNLTGKKKAKKTG comes from the coding sequence TTGACTATCCAACGCGTTGCAAGCAAGTGGGCGAAAACGAAAATACTCTTGAAAAATAAAGGTCTCGCCTCTTATGTTCCCTCTACCCGCCAGTATTCATTGGAGGCGCTTGGTGACATGCTGGGCACACATACGCTTGTGTATATCAAGCCTGACCGGGGAACCTATGGCGTCGGCGTCATGTCAGTCGAGCAGCTCCAATCCAAAATCGGTGATGCCGACGAAACCACGACCACTTCCTACAAGCTTCGTTATGAACAGAAAACCGAAATGTTTACCTCCCTGGAGAGTCTCGATAAAACACTGAGCGCTTTGTTTCAGGGGAAGGAATATCTCATTCAGCAAGGCATCCATCTGCTTCGCCATAAAGGCCGCCCCTTTGATCTACGTGTACTTACTCAGAAGAGTCCTTCTGGCCAGTGGGTGAGCACAGGAATAATCGGGCGGGTAGCGGCCAAGAATAAAATCATTACCAACCACCATAGCGGTGGGGCAGCCCAGCACTATAAACCGCTGATGACCGAGCATATGACGGCGGATGAGGCAGAGAACATCCGTAAAGAGCTGAATGTGCTTGGGGTGAATGTCGCATCGCAGCTGCAGAAATCCTATCCCAAGCTGAAAGAAATCGGCCTCGATATTGCCATCGACGGTCGCTGGAACATCTGGATCTTGGAGGTTAATACCAAACCTGCACTGTTCCCGTTCAAGAAATTTTTCAAGGATCCCAGCATCTACAATCAAGTAAAAAAGTATGCAAACGCTTATGGGCGTAACTTAACCGGCAAGAAAAAAGCCAAAAAGACCGGTTAG
- the gyrA gene encoding DNA gyrase subunit A — protein sequence MAEENFSQIKDRDIGTEMRESFMDYAMSIIVSRALPDVRDGMKPVHRRILYAMSELGMAPDKPHKKSARIVGEVIGKYHPHGDSAVYESMVRMAQDFSMRYMLVDGHGNFGSIDGDMAAAMRYTEARLSKIAMEMLRDINKETIDFAPNYDGEEQEPVVLPARYPNLLVNGVSGIAVGMATNIPPHNLGEVIDGVQAMIRNPDITPMELMEYIQGPDFPTAGYILGREGIRQAYRTGRGSVTMRAKATIEENNNKARIVVHEIPYQVNKARLVEKIAELVRDKRIDGITDLRDESDRNGMRIVIELRRDVNPNVVLNNLYKHTAMQSNFGINMLAIVNNEPKILNLRDVLFYYLEHQVIVIRRRTEFELKKAEARAHILEGLRIALDHLDEVIALIRASQTTEAAREGLMERFGLSHEQAQAILDMRLQRLTGLEREKIENEYQELLARIAELREILANEHLVLQIINDELQEIKERFSDERRTEITVGEDSILDEDLIPREEVIITITHTGYIKRLPANTYRSQKRGGRGVVGMDTKSEDFVEHLFVTNSHHYLMFFTDKGKAYRLKAYEIPELSRTARGTPIINLIQIEQGESINAVIPVENFDSDNFLFFATRQGVVKKTPLEDYVNIRKGGLIAINLRDDDSLIEVKLTDGQQEIIMGTAQGMSIRFKESDVRSMGRSATGVKGITLDDDDEVIGMDVVDQELDILIVTTKGYGKRTPASDYRSQTRGGKGIKTINITEKNGPVVALKVVKSEEDLMIITASGTIIRTSMEGISTMGRYAQGVKLINIREDDSVGTVCRADKSDEPEAGEEEEEGHDGTEPVEPTEE from the coding sequence ATGGCGGAAGAAAATTTCTCCCAAATCAAAGATCGTGACATTGGTACCGAGATGCGCGAGTCCTTTATGGACTACGCGATGAGTATCATTGTCAGCCGGGCTTTGCCGGATGTACGGGACGGAATGAAGCCAGTACACCGTCGTATTTTATATGCGATGTCTGAACTTGGAATGGCCCCGGATAAACCGCATAAGAAATCGGCAAGAATTGTTGGCGAGGTTATCGGTAAGTACCATCCTCATGGTGATTCCGCAGTTTATGAATCCATGGTTCGGATGGCGCAGGACTTCTCCATGCGTTATATGCTTGTTGATGGACACGGAAACTTCGGTTCCATTGACGGCGATATGGCAGCGGCTATGCGTTATACCGAGGCTCGTTTATCGAAGATTGCTATGGAAATGCTGCGTGATATTAATAAAGAAACGATAGACTTTGCTCCTAACTATGATGGTGAGGAACAGGAGCCGGTCGTTCTTCCTGCGCGTTATCCTAACTTGCTGGTAAACGGCGTGTCCGGGATCGCAGTAGGTATGGCTACCAATATTCCGCCTCATAATCTCGGTGAAGTTATCGATGGCGTTCAGGCGATGATTCGAAATCCTGATATCACGCCGATGGAGCTGATGGAATATATTCAAGGACCGGATTTCCCGACAGCGGGTTATATTCTGGGACGTGAGGGGATTCGTCAAGCATACCGTACGGGCCGTGGATCCGTTACGATGCGGGCGAAAGCGACCATAGAAGAGAATAACAACAAGGCTCGCATTGTCGTTCACGAGATTCCGTATCAGGTGAACAAGGCTCGACTGGTTGAGAAGATCGCGGAATTGGTTCGCGATAAGCGGATTGACGGCATTACGGATCTCCGCGACGAGTCGGACCGTAACGGTATGCGGATTGTTATTGAGCTGCGCCGGGACGTCAACCCAAATGTCGTTTTGAATAACCTGTACAAGCATACGGCTATGCAGTCTAATTTCGGTATTAACATGCTGGCTATCGTAAACAATGAGCCGAAAATTTTGAATCTGCGCGACGTGCTGTTCTACTATTTGGAGCATCAGGTTATCGTTATCCGTCGCCGGACCGAGTTTGAACTGAAGAAGGCGGAAGCTCGCGCTCATATTCTCGAAGGTTTGCGGATTGCGCTGGATCATCTCGATGAGGTTATTGCCCTCATTCGCGCGTCGCAGACTACAGAGGCAGCTCGCGAAGGCTTGATGGAGCGTTTCGGTCTCAGTCATGAGCAGGCGCAGGCCATCCTGGATATGCGTTTGCAGCGCCTGACCGGACTCGAACGCGAGAAGATTGAGAACGAGTACCAAGAATTGCTTGCCAGAATCGCGGAACTGCGCGAGATCTTGGCTAATGAGCATCTTGTGCTTCAAATTATCAATGATGAGCTCCAAGAGATTAAGGAACGCTTCTCGGATGAGCGCCGTACCGAAATTACGGTCGGGGAAGACAGCATCCTGGATGAGGATCTGATTCCACGGGAAGAAGTGATCATCACCATTACGCATACCGGTTACATCAAGCGTCTGCCTGCGAACACCTATCGCAGCCAGAAGCGGGGCGGCCGCGGCGTTGTGGGGATGGATACGAAGAGCGAAGACTTTGTCGAGCATCTCTTCGTCACGAATTCCCACCACTATCTGATGTTCTTCACGGACAAAGGGAAGGCGTACCGGTTGAAAGCCTATGAGATTCCTGAGCTTAGCCGTACCGCCCGCGGAACGCCGATCATCAACCTGATTCAGATTGAACAGGGCGAGTCGATCAATGCCGTGATCCCGGTGGAGAACTTTGACAGCGATAATTTCTTGTTCTTTGCCACACGTCAGGGTGTCGTTAAGAAAACTCCGCTTGAGGATTATGTCAATATCCGCAAGGGCGGTCTGATTGCGATCAACCTGCGCGATGATGATTCCTTGATCGAGGTTAAGCTGACAGATGGTCAGCAGGAGATCATCATGGGAACGGCGCAAGGCATGTCCATCCGCTTCAAGGAGAGCGATGTTCGCTCGATGGGAAGAAGCGCGACGGGGGTGAAAGGGATTACGCTCGATGACGATGACGAAGTCATTGGCATGGACGTGGTGGACCAGGAGCTTGATATCCTTATTGTAACGACCAAAGGTTACGGCAAGCGGACGCCTGCAAGCGACTACCGCAGTCAGACCCGTGGCGGCAAAGGGATCAAGACTATCAATATTACGGAGAAAAATGGACCGGTTGTGGCACTTAAGGTCGTGAAATCGGAAGAGGATCTCATGATTATTACGGCTAGCGGTACCATCATCCGTACGAGCATGGAGGGCATCTCTACCATGGGCCGTTACGCTCAGGGCGTGAAGCTGATCAACATCCGTGAGGATGATTCCGTAGGTACCGTGTGCCGTGCGGACAAGAGCGATGAGCCTGAAGCCGGTGAAGAGGAAGAAGAAGGCCATGACGGCACAGAGCCGGTTGAGCCGACAGAAGAATAA